A genomic stretch from Pararhizobium sp. IMCC21322 includes:
- a CDS encoding ABC transporter substrate-binding protein yields MTFSKFMQSSALAGVLLLGAQGAYAETFRWASTTDPQTMDPHAVNATPVLSFLNNVYEGLVRRSETMAIEPSLATSWEPLEGENGWRFNLRQGVSFQNGAAFTAEDVMFSYQRASDEAADVRSWFAPVSEVRVVDDYTIDFVTNAPNPLFPDSIANFMILDKDWAESNDAALPARDAENFATMNVNGTGPFMLASRDPGVETRLAPNAGWWDTASHNVTEAIFTPIGNSATGLAALLSGEIDFIQPIPLQDVAQVETRDGFKVLEGEETRVIMFGFGHEHDKLLYSSDITDTNPFQDPKVRLAAAHAIDIAAIDRVIMRGKIEAASQLVPAGISGFSKANADRPGYDPERAKALLAEAGYPDGFSFGLKCTNDRYINDEALCRAAASMFAAVGLKADLTTGPVRDYWTQLRADDFDMYLLGWSPGTFDAEHPIRFLLHTQNDEKKLGSWNFGNYSNARVDELLPLIQQEIDPAARQALIDELVGITQDEVAYIPLYTQPLIWAAKDNIELTQRADNFFMLRWVTVN; encoded by the coding sequence ATGACTTTTTCAAAGTTTATGCAGAGCAGCGCCCTTGCCGGTGTGCTCTTGCTGGGTGCCCAGGGTGCTTATGCCGAGACATTCCGCTGGGCCTCGACCACGGATCCACAGACCATGGATCCGCATGCGGTTAATGCAACCCCTGTGCTGTCCTTCCTCAACAATGTGTATGAAGGCCTTGTGCGCAGAAGCGAGACCATGGCCATTGAGCCATCTCTTGCGACATCCTGGGAGCCGCTTGAAGGCGAAAATGGCTGGCGCTTTAATCTGCGTCAGGGCGTGAGCTTTCAAAATGGCGCAGCGTTTACCGCTGAAGATGTGATGTTCTCGTATCAACGTGCCTCTGATGAAGCGGCTGATGTGCGCTCGTGGTTTGCGCCTGTGTCAGAAGTGCGTGTTGTTGATGATTACACCATTGATTTCGTCACAAACGCGCCGAACCCGCTGTTTCCCGACAGCATTGCGAATTTCATGATCCTCGACAAGGATTGGGCCGAAAGCAATGACGCTGCCCTTCCGGCACGGGATGCCGAGAACTTTGCGACGATGAATGTCAACGGAACCGGCCCCTTCATGCTGGCCAGTCGCGACCCCGGGGTGGAAACCCGTCTGGCACCCAATGCAGGCTGGTGGGATACGGCCAGTCACAATGTGACAGAAGCGATCTTCACACCTATTGGCAACTCTGCCACGGGTCTTGCGGCGCTGCTGTCGGGCGAGATCGATTTCATCCAGCCGATCCCCTTGCAGGATGTGGCGCAGGTGGAAACCCGTGATGGCTTCAAGGTGCTGGAAGGTGAGGAGACCCGCGTTATCATGTTCGGCTTTGGCCATGAGCATGACAAACTGCTCTATTCCAGTGACATCACCGACACAAATCCTTTCCAGGACCCAAAGGTGCGTCTGGCAGCGGCTCATGCCATTGATATTGCGGCCATCGATCGGGTGATCATGCGCGGCAAGATCGAAGCTGCATCACAACTGGTGCCAGCAGGTATTTCAGGCTTTTCAAAAGCCAATGCAGACCGCCCCGGATATGACCCCGAACGCGCAAAGGCCCTGCTGGCTGAAGCAGGTTATCCAGACGGGTTTTCCTTTGGCCTCAAATGCACCAATGATCGCTACATTAATGATGAGGCGCTGTGCCGCGCCGCTGCATCCATGTTTGCAGCCGTTGGCCTGAAGGCAGACCTGACGACAGGGCCAGTGCGCGATTACTGGACCCAGTTGCGCGCCGATGATTTCGATATGTATCTGCTCGGCTGGTCGCCAGGCACGTTCGATGCCGAGCATCCCATTCGGTTCCTGCTGCACACGCAGAACGATGAAAAGAAGCTGGGTTCCTGGAATTTTGGCAATTATTCCAACGCACGTGTGGATGAACTTCTGCCACTCATTCAGCAAGAGATCGACCCGGCAGCCCGACAGGCCCTGATCGATGAACTGGTTGGCATCACACAGGATGAAGTGGCCTATATTCCGCTTTATACGCAGCCGCTGATCTGGGCCGCAAAAGACAATATCGAGCTCACACAACGTGCGGACAATTTCTTCATGCTGCGCTGGGTCACGGTCAACTGA
- a CDS encoding ABC transporter permease, producing MAFFILKRLVQSIFVMIAVAFLAFSLFRFVGDPVSQMTGVETSAEDSARLRQELGLNDAFIVQFGRFTSNMLHGDFGYSYRTRQPVADMIASRIPATLELGTVALLISLLVGIPTGVYTALRPRGFVTQAVLLTTLVGVSIPTFVIGIMLIFLFGVQLGWLPTFGRGGTVQIGGWTSSLFTLDGWRALILPALTLGVYQLTLTMRLVRAEMMEVLRSDFIRFATARGIPYRSLYFRHALANTMVPVITIIGLQFGGVIAFSIVTESVFQWPGMGLLFLESIRFVDIPVMGVYLVVIAFFFVLVNMIVDLLYVAIDPRLRVREDG from the coding sequence ATGGCGTTCTTTATTCTCAAACGGCTGGTCCAGTCGATTTTTGTGATGATCGCCGTCGCCTTTCTGGCTTTTTCGCTGTTCCGTTTTGTCGGCGATCCCGTCAGCCAGATGACGGGCGTTGAAACCTCTGCAGAAGATAGCGCGCGCCTGCGTCAAGAACTGGGGCTGAACGATGCTTTCATCGTCCAGTTCGGCCGGTTCACCAGCAACATGCTTCACGGTGATTTTGGCTATTCCTACCGGACCCGCCAGCCCGTTGCTGACATGATCGCCTCGCGCATTCCTGCCACGTTGGAGCTGGGTACGGTTGCCTTGCTGATCTCGCTGCTGGTCGGCATACCCACCGGTGTTTATACGGCGCTGCGCCCGCGCGGCTTCGTGACCCAGGCCGTTCTGCTGACCACCCTTGTCGGCGTCTCGATTCCGACCTTTGTCATCGGGATCATGCTGATCTTTCTGTTCGGGGTTCAGCTGGGTTGGCTGCCCACCTTCGGGCGCGGCGGTACTGTGCAAATCGGGGGTTGGACCTCGTCCCTGTTCACGCTTGATGGCTGGCGCGCCCTGATCCTGCCCGCCCTGACCCTGGGCGTTTACCAGCTGACGCTGACCATGCGGCTGGTGCGGGCCGAGATGATGGAAGTTCTGCGCTCCGACTTCATCCGCTTTGCCACAGCGCGGGGCATTCCCTATCGCTCGCTTTATTTCCGCCATGCGCTGGCCAATACCATGGTGCCCGTCATCACCATTATCGGTCTCCAGTTTGGCGGGGTCATTGCGTTTTCAATTGTCACGGAAAGCGTTTTTCAATGGCCCGGCATGGGGTTGTTGTTTCTTGAATCCATCCGCTTTGTCGATATCCCCGTTATGGGCGTCTATCTGGTGGTGATCGCGTTCTTCTTCGTCCTGGTGAACATGATTGTGGATCTGTTGTATGTCGCCATCGATCCGCGCCTGCGGGTCAGGGAGGATGGTTGA
- a CDS encoding ABC transporter permease has protein sequence MLARMFKSEPVYLFFRSPAAMLAAIVAILVVGGAIFAPLLASTDPYDLASFSLMDGLLPPLWEGGNPRFLLGTDDQGRDMISAILYGARLSLTIGLMAMAIASVLGVGLGLAAGYFGGRFDAIVMRIADIQLALPAILTALLIDGISRGVLPAAIHQDLRVAVLTLAIALSLWVNFARTARASVFVERNKDYVQAAMIMGQHPVRVMLRHILPNIMGPLLVIMTVDLASAILLEATLSFLGIGLPADSPSLGTLIRIGMQFLLSGEWWILWVPTLFLVALVVSINVLGDFLRDVFNPRLR, from the coding sequence ATGCTGGCCCGCATGTTCAAATCCGAGCCGGTCTATCTGTTCTTCCGCAGCCCTGCGGCGATGCTGGCCGCAATTGTGGCAATCCTTGTTGTTGGCGGAGCGATTTTTGCGCCGCTGCTGGCCAGCACTGACCCTTATGATCTGGCCTCATTTTCGCTGATGGACGGGCTTTTGCCTCCGCTTTGGGAGGGCGGGAACCCGCGTTTTCTGCTGGGGACTGATGATCAGGGGCGCGACATGATCTCTGCAATCCTTTATGGCGCGCGGCTTTCGCTGACCATCGGCCTGATGGCGATGGCAATTGCATCGGTCCTTGGTGTCGGTCTGGGTTTGGCAGCCGGGTATTTCGGCGGACGCTTCGATGCCATCGTCATGCGCATCGCCGACATACAATTGGCATTGCCTGCCATCCTGACAGCCCTGCTGATTGACGGCATCTCGCGCGGGGTTCTGCCAGCGGCAATCCACCAGGATTTGCGCGTTGCGGTGTTGACCCTGGCCATCGCGTTATCGCTTTGGGTCAATTTCGCGCGCACAGCGCGGGCCAGTGTGTTTGTCGAGCGTAACAAGGATTATGTGCAGGCCGCCATGATCATGGGCCAACACCCCGTGCGCGTGATGCTGCGGCACATCCTGCCCAACATCATGGGGCCTCTGCTTGTCATCATGACGGTCGATCTGGCATCTGCCATCCTGCTGGAAGCGACGCTGTCTTTCCTGGGCATTGGCCTGCCTGCGGACAGCCCGTCGCTGGGAACCCTGATACGCATCGGCATGCAGTTTTTGCTGTCGGGTGAGTGGTGGATTCTCTGGGTGCCGACGCTGTTCCTTGTGGCGCTGGTGGTCTCCATCAATGTGCTGGGCGATTTCCTGCGCGATGTTTTCAACCCGAGGCTGCGCTGA
- a CDS encoding ABC transporter ATP-binding protein → MLQIEGLTVQFPGRFGVFTAIDDVSLSVAAGEIHGLVGESGAGKSTLGAAIIGLLQTPGFVAKGKMSLGDTDLRSLSPVQAHDLRGKRISMIFQDPQTSLNPLMTISDQLIETIQAHEDVSTSEARDRSIALLEEIGIENAASRIKAYPHQFSGGMRQRVVIALALCTNPELIIADEPTTALDVAVQSQVLDLIRRLAKTRDIGFLLITHDIGVIAQITDNVTVLRGGRLMETGPTQKVLRTPEHAYTKSLMAAVPPLDRKLDRFLVPDSDAPGSNTPDLSAPAGRSAADAEKWLTAGTQIFGEGLGMKDVTVKFSGNRTSLFSRPAAFTALDAVSLSVRPGSVMGLVGESGSGKSTIAKVLTGLVQPSAGQLYLGDNDLPPARSRSRKDPSRRQIQMVFQDPYSSLNGRHRIGDILAEPLWHYGLEADADKRRDIAAAILDLVGLSADAIDRFPHQFSGGQRQRIAVARSLLARPNVLICDEPTSALDVSIQAQVLNLLKDLQARFGLTILFISHNLAVVRQMSDDVTVLKGGTIVETGASEDFFTNPSAAYSRELLSLTPGMPGQ, encoded by the coding sequence ATGTTGCAGATTGAAGGCCTCACCGTGCAATTCCCCGGCCGCTTTGGCGTTTTCACCGCGATTGATGATGTCAGTCTGTCTGTCGCAGCGGGTGAAATCCATGGGCTGGTGGGCGAAAGCGGCGCTGGCAAATCCACCCTTGGCGCGGCAATCATTGGCCTTCTGCAAACTCCAGGGTTTGTTGCAAAGGGCAAGATGAGCTTGGGCGATACGGATTTGCGCAGTCTCAGCCCGGTGCAGGCGCATGACCTGCGTGGCAAGCGGATATCAATGATCTTTCAGGACCCGCAAACCAGCCTGAATCCGTTGATGACCATTTCGGACCAACTGATCGAAACCATTCAGGCGCATGAGGATGTCAGCACCTCTGAGGCCCGGGACCGCTCTATCGCGTTGCTCGAAGAAATAGGGATCGAAAACGCAGCCTCGCGCATAAAAGCCTATCCGCATCAGTTCTCCGGCGGCATGCGCCAGCGGGTTGTCATTGCACTGGCGCTTTGCACCAATCCGGAACTGATCATCGCGGATGAGCCGACAACCGCGCTGGATGTGGCGGTTCAAAGCCAGGTTCTGGATCTGATACGCAGATTGGCCAAAACGCGTGACATTGGCTTTCTGCTGATCACCCACGATATCGGGGTGATCGCGCAGATCACCGATAATGTCACCGTTTTGCGCGGTGGCCGGCTGATGGAAACTGGCCCGACCCAAAAGGTGCTTCGCACGCCGGAACATGCCTATACAAAATCCCTGATGGCCGCCGTTCCACCGCTGGATCGAAAGCTGGACCGTTTTCTTGTGCCAGATAGTGACGCGCCGGGCAGCAACACGCCTGATTTGTCAGCACCTGCGGGACGCTCCGCCGCTGATGCCGAGAAATGGCTCACCGCCGGGACGCAAATCTTTGGCGAGGGGCTTGGGATGAAGGATGTAACGGTAAAATTTTCCGGTAACCGAACCAGCCTGTTTTCCAGGCCTGCTGCCTTCACGGCGCTCGATGCTGTGTCCCTGTCCGTGCGTCCCGGTTCCGTCATGGGGCTGGTTGGGGAAAGCGGGTCCGGCAAATCGACCATCGCAAAAGTGCTGACAGGCCTCGTGCAACCCAGCGCCGGACAATTGTATCTCGGCGATAATGACTTGCCACCAGCACGTTCGCGCAGTCGTAAAGACCCGTCACGCCGCCAGATTCAAATGGTTTTCCAGGACCCTTATTCAAGCCTCAATGGCCGCCACAGGATCGGGGACATTCTCGCCGAACCGCTGTGGCATTACGGGCTCGAAGCCGATGCCGACAAGCGCCGCGACATTGCTGCGGCCATTCTCGACCTCGTAGGCCTCTCGGCAGACGCAATCGACCGGTTTCCGCACCAGTTCTCGGGCGGACAACGCCAGCGCATCGCCGTTGCCCGCTCGCTTTTGGCACGGCCCAATGTATTGATCTGTGATGAGCCAACCTCTGCGCTTGATGTCTCGATACAGGCGCAAGTGTTGAACCTGCTCAAGGATTTGCAGGCGCGTTTTGGCCTCACAATCCTGTTCATAAGCCACAATCTGGCCGTGGTGCGCCAAATGTCAGATGATGTGACAGTCCTCAAAGGTGGCACTATCGTGGAAACCGGCGCATCAGAAGACTTCTTCACCAACCCAAGCGCGGCCTATTCCCGCGAGCTGCTGTCCTTGACGCCTGGAATGCCAGGTCAATAG
- a CDS encoding PIN domain-containing protein gives MPIVNDEELKALLARDQISAISIDTSIFHQKRLQLNSATLQSFAGLTGRPFDFLLSETVAKEVLAHLEKSTSDSLRSTKIAIGKALFSFETVAPTREELLTQISGGRTAEQAASARWDKYIADTNCEVLDDANLVDTATIYDDYFAGEPPFGSGRKKDEFPDALALNALEQIATDRDIGILVISKDGDWKAFCNNSPRLFLGPEIERALSLITDAPLGLRTAVTLWLAEDGDGSDEFQDSVSDNIERLDFTANASPNHGEVEIFTWAGELKSLGWPSPEEIDIIELVGRDDDGVMRVVVSLPVSLVVKVQVELNFSFWDSVDKESVEMGGRGIEVEEEIEARTTVTLDVHSLGTPNQQIEFIESKLDDLHHEIELGTVDVFESEDYEDEDEAEQP, from the coding sequence GTGCCAATTGTAAACGATGAAGAGCTCAAGGCGCTTTTGGCGCGCGATCAAATTTCCGCTATTTCTATTGATACTAGCATATTTCATCAAAAACGCCTGCAATTGAACTCAGCTACGTTGCAATCTTTCGCAGGTCTTACCGGACGCCCGTTTGATTTTTTGCTCTCAGAAACCGTTGCTAAGGAAGTCTTGGCCCATCTAGAAAAATCGACAAGTGATTCACTCCGGTCGACCAAAATAGCCATTGGAAAGGCACTATTTTCATTCGAAACAGTTGCACCTACGCGCGAAGAATTGCTGACGCAGATTTCTGGTGGACGGACTGCTGAGCAAGCTGCGAGCGCGCGCTGGGACAAATACATCGCTGACACAAATTGCGAGGTGCTGGACGACGCTAATCTTGTGGACACGGCCACAATTTATGATGATTATTTTGCCGGTGAACCACCCTTCGGGTCAGGACGAAAGAAAGATGAGTTTCCAGACGCTTTGGCGCTTAACGCTTTGGAACAAATTGCTACTGATCGAGATATTGGGATTCTAGTCATTTCAAAAGATGGTGACTGGAAAGCGTTTTGTAACAATTCCCCTCGCCTTTTCCTTGGGCCTGAAATCGAACGCGCATTGTCTCTCATTACGGACGCACCACTTGGCCTGCGAACTGCGGTAACCTTGTGGTTGGCTGAAGACGGCGATGGCTCAGACGAATTTCAAGATAGCGTTTCCGACAATATAGAGCGTCTTGATTTTACCGCGAATGCTTCTCCTAACCACGGCGAGGTGGAGATTTTCACATGGGCTGGAGAACTCAAAAGCCTAGGCTGGCCGAGCCCAGAAGAAATTGACATCATAGAGTTGGTAGGACGAGATGACGATGGTGTCATGCGTGTAGTCGTTAGTTTACCAGTTAGCCTCGTCGTGAAGGTTCAAGTGGAGTTAAATTTTTCATTCTGGGACAGTGTTGACAAAGAGTCTGTCGAAATGGGAGGGCGAGGAATTGAGGTTGAAGAGGAGATTGAGGCACGCACAACCGTTACACTCGACGTCCATTCTCTGGGAACGCCCAATCAGCAGATCGAGTTTATAGAAAGCAAATTGGATGATCTGCATCATGAGATTGAGCTTGGCACAGTCGATGTCTTCGAATCTGAGGATTACGAGGACGAAGACGAGGCAGAGCAACCGTAG
- the tcmP gene encoding three-Cys-motif partner protein TcmP — protein sequence MTVDIDLYRDREQSFIKHQFLTKYLQAAAIITLQGHSPTFNFVDAFAGPWKVSDDAKYSDASFDQAINTLEEVRSNLEERGINGLKIRFCFCEQRSEAVQRLREYAVTKNKFEIHIFEGAFEDNLDSIAAKLPDGFTFTFIDPTGWNIRNEAVFRFLRDRRGEFILNFMSDHINRHAEFAEVAASFGRFLADAQWEDDFSKLPEDWSNERKILHLMKEAMRTHKVATYVPDFSIMVPKKERVKMRLILGTHSPKGLEVFRDVQEKVEKQEMEMRHNLREGDSPQVSLFSAEDIAAFHQKQRGVGCKTNCDRAEVIIGDFLRGRAHAFPGPLYNAVMESVPIRRTQLNVLILNMRERGVVRFDLPARKRVPQFNTRITLT from the coding sequence ATGACAGTAGATATAGACCTCTACCGTGACCGCGAACAATCATTCATCAAGCATCAATTCTTGACGAAATATCTACAAGCAGCAGCCATTATTACGCTGCAAGGCCATTCACCTACATTTAACTTTGTGGATGCCTTCGCTGGACCTTGGAAAGTGTCCGATGATGCAAAATATTCCGATGCCTCCTTCGATCAAGCAATCAACACCCTGGAGGAAGTGCGTTCGAATCTGGAAGAAAGAGGCATCAACGGCTTAAAGATTAGATTTTGCTTTTGTGAACAGCGATCCGAAGCTGTGCAACGACTCCGCGAATACGCAGTCACGAAAAATAAATTTGAAATTCACATCTTTGAAGGAGCGTTCGAGGACAATCTGGATAGTATTGCGGCGAAACTGCCTGACGGCTTCACGTTCACTTTCATTGACCCTACTGGATGGAACATCCGAAATGAGGCGGTGTTTCGGTTCCTACGCGATCGGCGCGGGGAATTCATACTTAATTTCATGTCTGATCACATCAATCGGCATGCTGAGTTTGCCGAGGTAGCGGCATCGTTCGGTCGCTTCCTTGCCGATGCACAGTGGGAGGATGATTTTTCCAAGTTACCAGAGGATTGGAGTAACGAACGGAAAATTCTTCACTTAATGAAAGAAGCTATGCGGACGCACAAGGTTGCGACCTATGTGCCAGATTTCTCAATCATGGTGCCAAAGAAAGAGCGGGTAAAGATGCGCCTTATTCTCGGCACACATAGCCCCAAAGGTCTTGAAGTCTTCCGTGACGTTCAAGAGAAAGTTGAAAAGCAGGAAATGGAAATGCGCCACAACCTTCGCGAAGGTGACAGCCCTCAGGTAAGTCTGTTTTCTGCAGAGGACATTGCAGCGTTCCATCAGAAACAGAGAGGTGTAGGGTGCAAAACAAACTGTGACCGCGCCGAAGTTATCATTGGTGATTTCCTAAGAGGACGGGCTCACGCTTTTCCCGGTCCACTGTACAACGCAGTTATGGAGTCGGTTCCGATTAGACGAACACAGCTAAATGTTCTGATCCTCAACATGCGCGAACGAGGCGTAGTCCGCTTCGATCTGCCCGCGCGAAAGCGAGTGCCACAATTCAATACTCGGATCACTTTAACGTAG
- a CDS encoding DUF5131 family protein — translation MAQKSEIEWTDATWNPVTGCTKVGPGCDNCYAERFAERWRGIEGHPYEQGFDLRLWPSRLTQPAQWKKPRMIFVNSMSDLFHKEIDRTHIDKVFDAMEAADWHVYQVLTKRSSLMRNYVKQRYSEGKVPSHIWLGVSVEDSAHKGRIEHLRQINSDARFISFEPLLGQIGEVDLSGIAWAIVGGESGPRSRPMEAAWATELRLACKLFDVAFFFKQWGGARPKSGGRMLEGAEWNGFPWQIVPKSIMAELR, via the coding sequence ATGGCGCAAAAATCTGAAATCGAATGGACTGATGCAACTTGGAACCCGGTTACCGGCTGCACAAAAGTCGGCCCCGGTTGCGACAACTGCTATGCGGAAAGATTTGCAGAACGTTGGCGTGGGATCGAAGGACACCCGTATGAACAAGGTTTCGATCTCCGCCTTTGGCCGTCTCGGCTGACACAGCCGGCCCAGTGGAAGAAGCCGCGAATGATCTTCGTCAACTCGATGAGTGATCTATTCCACAAAGAGATCGACCGTACCCATATCGATAAAGTGTTCGATGCTATGGAGGCAGCGGATTGGCACGTCTATCAGGTTTTGACCAAGCGATCTTCACTTATGCGCAATTACGTCAAGCAGCGGTATAGCGAAGGCAAAGTGCCGTCGCATATCTGGCTGGGTGTTTCCGTCGAGGACAGCGCGCACAAAGGTCGTATCGAACACCTTCGCCAAATCAATTCGGATGCTCGATTCATCTCATTCGAACCCCTCTTGGGGCAAATCGGTGAAGTCGACCTATCGGGGATCGCATGGGCGATTGTCGGCGGCGAAAGCGGACCAAGGTCGCGACCAATGGAGGCTGCGTGGGCGACAGAACTACGTCTCGCCTGTAAACTCTTCGATGTGGCATTCTTCTTTAAACAATGGGGCGGAGCGCGACCAAAATCTGGTGGGCGCATGCTTGAGGGCGCAGAATGGAATGGTTTCCCTTGGCAAATTGTTCCTAAATCGATCATGGCTGAATTGCGATAG